One region of Thermococcus sp. genomic DNA includes:
- the eno gene encoding phosphopyruvate hydratase has product MENPFEITGVVAREILDSRGNPTVEVEVYTPISMGRAAVPSGASTGTHEALELRDGGKRYHGKGVRRAVENVNKIIAPEIVGMDVTWQRDIDSLMLELDGTENKSNLGANAILGVSLAVAKAAANALGLPLYQYIGGTNAYVMPVPMSNVINGGVHAGNELNFQEFMIMPVGADSFREAIRWVSETYHVLKGVIAEKYGKDAVNVGDEGGFAPPLKEPHEPLELLIKAIEEAGYKPGDEIAFAMDPASSEFFHPDIGKYVVNGKEYTNAELLELYKELVSSYPIVSIEDPFHEGDWEGFVMITKELGNRIQIVGDDLFVTNPKRIRKGIEMGAANALLLKVNQIGTLSEAIDAAYTAFRAGYGVVVSHRSGETEDATIADLAVALNAGQIKTGAPARSDRNAKYNQLIRIEEELEGIAVYPGRKFRNPFF; this is encoded by the coding sequence AGATACTCGACAGCAGGGGCAACCCGACGGTCGAGGTCGAGGTATACACACCGATAAGCATGGGGCGCGCTGCAGTTCCGAGCGGTGCCTCAACCGGCACCCACGAGGCCCTTGAGCTCCGCGACGGCGGGAAGAGGTACCACGGCAAGGGCGTTAGGAGGGCCGTTGAGAACGTCAACAAGATCATCGCGCCCGAGATAGTGGGCATGGACGTCACCTGGCAGAGGGACATAGACAGCCTCATGCTCGAACTCGACGGAACGGAGAACAAGAGCAACCTCGGTGCAAATGCCATTCTTGGCGTTTCCCTGGCGGTTGCAAAGGCCGCCGCCAACGCTTTGGGACTTCCGCTCTACCAGTACATCGGGGGGACCAACGCCTACGTCATGCCCGTCCCGATGAGCAACGTCATCAACGGCGGCGTTCACGCCGGCAACGAGCTGAACTTCCAGGAGTTCATGATAATGCCCGTTGGGGCCGACTCATTCAGGGAGGCCATAAGGTGGGTTTCCGAGACCTACCACGTCCTCAAGGGAGTCATAGCTGAGAAGTATGGCAAAGACGCGGTCAACGTCGGCGACGAGGGCGGCTTCGCCCCGCCGCTGAAGGAGCCCCATGAGCCGCTCGAACTCCTCATAAAGGCCATAGAGGAGGCAGGCTACAAGCCGGGCGACGAGATAGCCTTCGCCATGGATCCTGCCTCAAGCGAGTTCTTCCACCCGGACATCGGCAAGTACGTTGTCAACGGCAAGGAGTACACCAACGCCGAGCTTCTCGAACTCTACAAGGAGCTCGTCTCAAGCTATCCGATAGTTTCCATCGAAGACCCGTTCCACGAGGGCGACTGGGAAGGCTTCGTTATGATAACCAAGGAACTCGGAAACAGGATACAGATAGTCGGCGACGACCTCTTCGTCACCAACCCGAAGAGGATAAGGAAGGGCATAGAGATGGGAGCGGCAAACGCGCTCCTCCTCAAGGTCAACCAGATTGGAACTCTGAGCGAGGCCATCGACGCCGCATACACAGCCTTTAGGGCCGGCTACGGCGTCGTCGTCTCCCACCGCTCGGGAGAGACGGAGGACGCCACCATAGCTGACCTCGCCGTTGCCCTCAACGCCGGCCAGATAAAGACTGGCGCTCCAGCGAGGAGCGACAGGAACGCCAAGTACAACCAGCTCATACGCATAGAGGAAGAGCTTGAGGGAATAGCGGTCTATCCGGGCAGGAAGTTCAGGAACCCGTTCTTCTGA
- a CDS encoding radical SAM protein, producing the protein MKKLKIYIPGIKFPSISLTGNYCSLNCAHCGKHYLESMRKPTRRELVDYCVSLEREGYTGCLLSGGLDSRLKVPLDKYASEIREIKKRTSLKLNAHVGFIDEGDLKWVKYVDVVSLDFVGDDDVIRRVHKIERTVKDYLRILDLLTDAGVRVAPHITIGLDFGKIHWEYRAIDLLVGYPIDVIVLDVLIPTRGTEMENVSAPGVEESLEVVRYARERFDGEISIGCMRPLGRWRLEFDRGAVLAGIDRLTNPPRKVIEWAKSVREVEIIYECCVV; encoded by the coding sequence ATGAAAAAGCTCAAAATCTACATTCCAGGAATCAAGTTTCCATCAATCTCGCTCACCGGAAACTACTGCTCGCTGAACTGCGCCCACTGCGGGAAGCACTACCTTGAGAGCATGAGAAAGCCCACCCGGAGAGAGCTGGTGGACTACTGCGTCAGCCTTGAGAGGGAAGGCTACACCGGCTGTCTGCTGAGCGGGGGGCTGGACTCCCGCCTGAAGGTGCCCCTCGACAAGTACGCCAGTGAAATCAGGGAGATAAAGAAGAGAACGAGCCTGAAGCTCAACGCCCACGTGGGCTTCATAGACGAGGGCGATTTGAAGTGGGTTAAATACGTCGATGTGGTCTCCCTTGACTTCGTTGGCGATGACGACGTCATAAGGCGCGTTCACAAGATAGAAAGGACAGTTAAAGACTACCTCAGGATCCTCGACCTGCTCACTGATGCAGGGGTAAGGGTTGCACCCCACATAACCATAGGTCTCGACTTCGGAAAAATCCACTGGGAGTACAGGGCCATAGACCTGCTGGTGGGGTACCCCATAGACGTTATAGTACTCGATGTGCTCATCCCAACCAGGGGAACGGAGATGGAGAACGTGTCCGCCCCTGGAGTTGAGGAGAGCCTAGAGGTTGTGAGGTACGCCCGGGAACGCTTCGACGGGGAGATAAGCATAGGCTGCATGCGGCCCCTGGGCAGGTGGCGCCTTGAGTTCGACAGGGGTGCGGTTTTGGCCGGCATTGACAGGCTGACGAACCCTCCAAGAAAGGTCATCGAATGGGCAAAAAGCGTGAGGGAGGTCGAGATAATCTACGAGTGCTGCGTGGTGTAG
- a CDS encoding Lrp/AsnC family transcriptional regulator gives MVASLDSTDLRLLKELKENARENIASLSKKLGIPRTTVHYRIKKLVEEGVIEKFTVKPNYKKLDLGTTAFILARYEPDSGLSQREVAERIAALEGVYEVHIIAGEWDLLIKVRAPSSEEVGKIVVDRLREIKGVGQTVTMVSFVTVKEEL, from the coding sequence ATGGTAGCATCACTCGATAGCACCGATTTGAGGCTGTTGAAGGAATTGAAGGAGAATGCCAGGGAGAACATAGCGAGCCTCAGCAAGAAGCTTGGGATACCGAGGACCACCGTTCACTACCGTATCAAAAAGCTGGTCGAGGAAGGGGTGATAGAGAAGTTCACGGTCAAGCCCAACTACAAGAAGCTCGACCTTGGGACGACGGCTTTTATACTCGCCCGCTACGAGCCGGACTCCGGCCTGAGCCAGAGGGAGGTTGCCGAGAGGATAGCGGCCCTTGAGGGTGTCTACGAAGTCCACATAATAGCCGGCGAATGGGACCTCCTCATAAAGGTACGTGCTCCGAGCTCAGAGGAGGTCGGAAAAATAGTCGTTGACAGGCTCCGGGAGATAAAGGGGGTCGGCCAGACGGTTACAATGGTGTCCTTTGTTACAGTGAAGGAGGAGCTTTGA
- a CDS encoding XTP/dITP diphosphatase — translation MRLAFITSNPGKVEEAKKYFEPLGVEVYQLRMEYPEIQADSLEDVALFGVEWLARKLEGPFFLDDSGLFIDALGGFPGVYSAYVYRTLGIDGVLKLMAGVENREAHFRSVIAYWDGEAHIFTGRVDGEITTAPRGSGGFGFDPIFRPRGFNLTFAEMTTEEKNVISHRGRALKAFADWLKENLK, via the coding sequence ATGAGGCTGGCCTTCATCACTTCTAACCCCGGAAAGGTAGAGGAAGCGAAGAAGTACTTCGAGCCACTCGGCGTTGAGGTCTATCAGCTCCGGATGGAGTACCCGGAGATACAGGCGGACAGCCTGGAGGATGTTGCCCTGTTCGGAGTTGAGTGGCTTGCCAGAAAGCTTGAGGGACCGTTCTTCCTCGATGATTCAGGGCTGTTTATAGATGCCCTCGGCGGCTTCCCGGGAGTGTATTCTGCCTATGTTTACAGAACTCTCGGGATAGACGGAGTCCTCAAGCTGATGGCGGGCGTTGAGAACAGGGAGGCTCACTTCAGGAGCGTCATCGCATACTGGGACGGTGAGGCCCACATCTTTACCGGAAGGGTCGATGGTGAGATAACCACGGCTCCGAGGGGAAGCGGCGGCTTCGGTTTCGACCCGATATTCAGGCCTCGGGGATTTAACCTGACTTTTGCCGAAATGACAACCGAGGAGAAAAACGTGATCTCCCACAGGGGGCGTGCCTTAAAGGCCTTTGCTGATTGGCTAAAGGAAAACCTTAAATAA
- a CDS encoding adenosine-specific kinase, whose translation MVKIDVVDIEKPEGVEVIIGQGNFSIFTVDDLAKTLLTAVPGIKFGVAMNEAKPQLTRFTGNDPELEKLAAKNALKIGAGHVFVILMKNAFPINVLNAVKNHPAVAMVYGASENPFQVIVAETELGRSVLGVVDGKAANRIEDEEMKKERRELVEKIGYRID comes from the coding sequence ATGGTAAAGATAGACGTAGTTGATATCGAAAAGCCGGAGGGCGTTGAGGTCATAATCGGGCAGGGGAACTTCTCAATATTCACGGTTGACGATCTGGCCAAAACGCTCCTCACAGCCGTTCCGGGCATAAAGTTTGGGGTAGCGATGAACGAGGCCAAGCCCCAGCTGACGAGATTCACCGGCAACGACCCGGAGCTTGAAAAGCTGGCAGCAAAGAACGCCCTCAAGATCGGAGCCGGCCACGTCTTTGTTATACTGATGAAGAACGCGTTCCCGATAAACGTTCTCAACGCCGTCAAGAACCACCCCGCCGTTGCCATGGTCTACGGAGCCAGCGAGAATCCCTTCCAGGTCATAGTTGCCGAGACCGAGCTTGGCAGGAGCGTTCTCGGCGTCGTCGACGGTAAGGCCGCCAACAGGATCGAGGACGAGGAAATGAAGAAGGAGCGCAGGGAGCTCGTTGAAAAGATCGGCTACAGGATAGACTGA
- a CDS encoding Lrp/AsnC family transcriptional regulator, producing the protein MGEPVMEELEFLVEVLVRHPTDSLKKIAEEEGIDYYRLKRLYDKYYGKYISVSAVYNIRIIGLRSYLAFLSVPSDSILETGYRMTQNPFVAYVNPAFGFKNGLSAILHIPDDQKDRIDEMLSKYSDDYEYYEVRAYPYSGDDNFGEWNLSYDYAVLMDILNLDARTPITKIAQRLGKSRPTVKFMINRLKSMGILVGFDPALENNIHDRSVLGIAETLDESVLERFKEYEITIGVLPGRGYAIEWFFSSKEDLGTKILEFSNYVDKILINYFDSTFKELNDRNGITRYSRRVRKDGKGYRSILDF; encoded by the coding sequence ATGGGCGAGCCTGTCATGGAGGAGCTCGAATTTCTCGTGGAGGTTCTGGTGAGGCATCCCACGGACAGCCTGAAAAAAATAGCCGAGGAGGAGGGAATAGACTACTACCGCCTCAAGAGGCTGTACGACAAGTACTACGGCAAGTACATCTCCGTTAGTGCCGTTTACAACATCCGGATAATAGGTCTCAGGAGCTATCTGGCGTTTCTGAGCGTCCCTTCGGATAGCATACTTGAGACGGGTTATAGAATGACCCAGAATCCTTTTGTGGCGTACGTTAATCCCGCATTCGGGTTCAAGAACGGGCTGTCGGCGATACTCCACATCCCAGACGACCAGAAGGACAGGATAGACGAGATGCTGTCAAAGTACTCCGACGACTACGAGTACTACGAGGTCAGGGCCTACCCCTACAGCGGGGACGACAACTTCGGGGAATGGAACTTGAGCTACGATTATGCTGTACTGATGGACATTTTGAACCTAGACGCGAGAACCCCAATAACCAAGATAGCACAGAGGCTCGGGAAGAGCCGCCCCACGGTAAAATTCATGATAAACCGGCTTAAGAGTATGGGGATTCTGGTTGGATTCGATCCTGCTTTGGAGAACAACATCCACGACAGGAGCGTTCTTGGAATAGCGGAAACGCTCGACGAATCAGTCCTAGAGAGATTCAAGGAATACGAAATCACCATTGGGGTGCTCCCCGGGAGGGGATATGCCATAGAGTGGTTTTTCTCCTCGAAGGAGGACCTGGGAACAAAGATACTTGAGTTCAGCAATTATGTGGACAAGATTCTAATCAACTATTTTGACTCAACCTTCAAGGAACTGAACGATAGGAACGGAATAACCAGGTACTCACGAAGGGTGAGAAAAGACGGAAAGGGCTACCGGTCCATACTGGACTTCTAA
- a CDS encoding SPASM domain-containing protein: MERVAYDASHTVDVGTALNIVSIGKPPWSNSSHNGRLERLIVQLGAGSGKFSEVRGIPRSIGCIGNSSFILRREPLSPERVRELIREFREMGGKELWLTNYDRVEYLTSVAMYASEIGVPEVYAVVKLEDVESVEPVDGIRFIAELEYSPKNVQRLEAHSWLHGALIMVQSSQLNELMGLKTTFPGEVYIDLLFPGSARKLDFNVIEVRRILNPTVERYHDCLAGTMAVTADGYALPCPLLRNYVVGDLKELGIKKVLRKKRLKTFWKMTKDDIGACSACPFRYICHDCRALEYQATGEIDGLEYCQIVF, encoded by the coding sequence ATGGAGAGGGTAGCTTACGATGCGTCTCATACCGTTGATGTGGGAACGGCTCTCAACATAGTCTCTATAGGGAAGCCTCCGTGGAGCAACAGCTCTCACAACGGCAGACTTGAACGTCTCATTGTGCAGCTCGGTGCCGGAAGCGGCAAATTCTCCGAGGTTAGAGGCATACCCCGCTCAATAGGCTGTATAGGGAACAGCTCCTTCATTCTCCGGAGGGAACCCCTCAGTCCCGAACGGGTGAGGGAGCTCATCCGGGAGTTCAGGGAGATGGGTGGAAAGGAGCTCTGGCTCACCAACTATGACCGGGTCGAGTACCTGACCAGCGTTGCCATGTACGCCTCAGAAATAGGCGTCCCGGAGGTCTACGCAGTCGTCAAGCTTGAGGATGTGGAATCAGTTGAACCCGTCGATGGGATACGCTTCATCGCCGAGCTCGAGTACTCGCCGAAAAACGTTCAGCGGCTTGAGGCCCACAGCTGGCTCCACGGGGCGCTCATAATGGTGCAGAGTTCACAGTTGAATGAGCTTATGGGCCTCAAGACCACCTTTCCCGGGGAGGTTTACATCGACCTCCTCTTCCCGGGCTCCGCTAGAAAGCTGGACTTTAACGTCATAGAGGTCAGGAGGATACTGAATCCCACCGTCGAAAGATACCACGACTGCCTGGCAGGCACGATGGCAGTAACGGCGGACGGCTACGCACTCCCGTGCCCGCTCCTCAGGAACTACGTTGTTGGAGACCTGAAGGAGCTGGGGATAAAGAAGGTTCTGAGGAAGAAGAGGCTCAAGACCTTCTGGAAGATGACAAAGGATGACATAGGGGCTTGCAGTGCCTGTCCGTTCAGGTACATCTGCCACGACTGCAGGGCGCTGGAGTACCAAGCTACCGGCGAAATAGACGGCCTGGAATACTGCCAGATAGTATTTTAG
- a CDS encoding molybdenum cofactor biosynthesis protein MoaE: MKVKITKEPFDLNEALSYLVVPEAGGYVFFLGKVRNENHGRTVRKLIYETYEEMAVKEMEKIRSEAVEKFPILDMLIWHRYGELGVGEDTILIIASGKHRKEAFEACIWAIDEVKRRVPVWKREVTDEGTFWIEGDRLVPEK, from the coding sequence ATGAAGGTCAAGATAACGAAGGAGCCCTTTGACCTTAACGAGGCGCTGAGCTACTTGGTTGTCCCCGAGGCAGGGGGCTATGTCTTCTTCCTTGGCAAGGTCAGAAACGAGAACCATGGGAGAACAGTGAGGAAGCTCATCTACGAGACCTACGAGGAGATGGCCGTCAAGGAGATGGAAAAAATCAGAAGTGAGGCTGTTGAAAAGTTCCCAATCCTGGACATGCTGATATGGCACCGCTACGGAGAACTCGGGGTTGGGGAGGACACCATACTGATAATCGCGAGTGGGAAGCACAGGAAGGAGGCCTTTGAGGCGTGCATCTGGGCCATAGACGAGGTGAAGCGCCGCGTCCCGGTCTGGAAGAGGGAGGTCACCGATGAGGGGACGTTCTGGATTGAGGGTGACCGCCTGGTTCCCGAGAAGTGA
- a CDS encoding ThiF family adenylyltransferase, translating to MLSESELERYDRQIMIFGKKGQEKLKRSKVAVVGVGGLGSPVAYYLTAAGVGTLLLVDEQTPELSNLNRQILHWEEDIGRNPKAVSAKWKLERFNSDVKIETFVGRLTEENVEEILGGVDVVVDCLDNFGTRFLLDDYAGKAGMPLVHGAVEGTYGQVTTIVPGKTKSLREIFPNVREKREKFPILGATAGVVGTIQAMEVIKLLTGIGEPLLNKLLIVDLAFNTFDVVELR from the coding sequence ATGCTGAGCGAGAGTGAACTGGAGCGCTACGACAGGCAGATTATGATATTTGGAAAGAAAGGCCAGGAAAAGCTGAAGCGCTCAAAGGTCGCGGTCGTCGGCGTCGGGGGTCTCGGAAGCCCGGTTGCCTACTACCTGACCGCTGCGGGCGTTGGCACTCTTCTCCTGGTAGACGAGCAGACGCCCGAGCTGAGCAACCTCAACAGGCAGATACTCCACTGGGAGGAGGATATAGGGAGGAACCCGAAGGCGGTGTCCGCGAAGTGGAAGCTTGAGCGTTTCAACTCCGACGTGAAAATAGAGACCTTCGTCGGAAGGCTGACGGAAGAGAACGTTGAAGAGATACTGGGCGGCGTTGATGTGGTAGTTGACTGCCTGGACAACTTCGGAACGAGGTTTCTCCTCGATGACTACGCGGGAAAGGCAGGGATGCCCCTCGTCCACGGGGCCGTTGAGGGAACCTACGGGCAGGTGACGACCATAGTCCCCGGAAAGACCAAGAGCCTGCGGGAGATATTCCCGAACGTAAGGGAAAAGAGGGAGAAGTTCCCAATACTCGGGGCCACCGCTGGGGTCGTCGGCACCATTCAGGCGATGGAGGTAATAAAACTGCTCACCGGGATAGGTGAGCCCCTCCTAAACAAGCTGCTCATAGTTGACCTGGCCTTCAACACCTTCGACGTTGTCGAGCTCAGGTAG
- a CDS encoding ubiquitin-like small modifier protein 1, with amino-acid sequence MRIKVRYFARFRSLVGIGEEELEVPEGTTVGELISLLKERHPVLREEVFAEDDDLADVNISRNGSYASFDEVLEEGDVVALFPPVSGG; translated from the coding sequence ATGAGGATTAAGGTTCGCTACTTCGCCAGGTTCCGCTCCCTCGTTGGCATTGGGGAGGAAGAACTCGAAGTTCCCGAGGGCACGACCGTCGGCGAGCTGATAAGCCTTCTGAAGGAGAGGCATCCCGTTCTCAGGGAGGAGGTTTTTGCGGAGGACGACGACCTAGCGGATGTCAACATCTCCCGCAACGGCAGTTATGCCAGCTTCGATGAGGTTCTGGAGGAAGGAGACGTCGTGGCGCTGTTCCCTCCGGTAAGCGGTGGTTGA
- a CDS encoding CDP-2,3-bis-(O-geranylgeranyl)-sn-glycerol synthase — MSLSSLLWAFWYILPAYVANASPVLLGGGSPIDGGRKWRDGRRILGDGKTWRGFLGGLTCGTLTGLVQYFITPGFYGDLRTAALLAFLLALGALLGDLVGSFFKRRANLPRGAPAIGLDQLGFLISALALAYPVKTLGSGQIIFLLLVSPFIHWGANYFAYRMGWKSVPW; from the coding sequence ATGTCACTCTCATCACTGCTGTGGGCGTTCTGGTATATACTGCCCGCCTACGTTGCCAACGCTTCACCGGTGTTGCTGGGGGGAGGTTCCCCTATAGACGGTGGCAGAAAATGGCGTGACGGACGGAGGATTCTCGGCGACGGAAAAACCTGGAGGGGCTTCCTTGGTGGCCTGACGTGCGGCACGCTGACGGGGCTTGTCCAGTACTTCATCACCCCTGGGTTTTACGGGGACCTGAGAACGGCCGCCCTGCTCGCTTTCCTCCTTGCCCTGGGTGCTCTCTTGGGAGACTTGGTTGGCAGCTTCTTCAAGAGGAGGGCAAACCTCCCGCGCGGTGCCCCTGCGATAGGCCTCGACCAGCTTGGATTCCTCATAAGCGCGCTTGCGCTTGCGTATCCGGTTAAAACCCTCGGCTCAGGCCAGATAATATTCCTTCTCCTTGTCTCGCCGTTCATACACTGGGGCGCTAACTACTTCGCCTACCGGATGGGCTGGAAGAGCGTGCCGTGGTGA
- a CDS encoding GbsR/MarR family transcriptional regulator, whose protein sequence is MGIEEAKRIIMDHFAGAARRFGFNELYGYIYGVLFLAREPMSLGEIAEATGYSLSHVSTALKFMERIGLVVRIKKPGDKKAYFRATKLLKDWRQAAYYAKIMEDIQQTRANLERALRELEGEEGEEAESIRQSIEFAMRRNALAERILRFLIEHEDEEVLERLINCLESG, encoded by the coding sequence ATGGGGATCGAGGAGGCCAAGAGGATAATTATGGACCATTTTGCAGGGGCCGCCAGGAGGTTCGGCTTCAACGAGCTTTACGGTTACATCTACGGTGTCCTGTTCCTTGCGAGGGAGCCCATGAGTCTGGGCGAGATTGCAGAGGCGACGGGGTACTCTCTCTCCCACGTGAGCACTGCCCTCAAGTTCATGGAGCGCATAGGGCTCGTGGTGAGAATCAAGAAGCCCGGTGACAAGAAGGCCTACTTCCGGGCCACAAAGCTCCTCAAGGACTGGAGGCAGGCCGCCTACTACGCGAAGATAATGGAGGACATACAGCAGACCAGGGCGAACCTGGAACGGGCCCTTCGGGAGCTTGAAGGTGAGGAAGGCGAGGAGGCGGAGTCAATAAGGCAGAGCATCGAGTTTGCAATGCGGAGGAATGCGCTCGCCGAGAGGATTCTGAGGTTTCTGATTGAGCACGAGGACGAGGAGGTCTTGGAGAGGCTCATCAACTGTCTCGAATCCGGCTGA
- a CDS encoding hydrophobe/amphiphile efflux-3 (HAE3) family transporter, whose product MNPLRGAARIIVRYRVAFALIAVFLLVVSVYGIQKLRFESDLRTMLPENHPAITDYTILQNEFQSGDSTLIVVKVNSIEPGGVYDIRDPQVIEAIYELEQRLRGREYVTDTMSIADIYMQVLGRLPKTEEEAKFVLDMLPPEERYSLVSRDYTTTIIAVTISREKKTETLVRVYKGIEEDINDVKFPKNVEVIQTGNIGITYRILELLQSDLNKTMAISFILVMALLLYFYRSPVKAAIPLIPLVFGVTMTLGFMGLMNIPLDLATTTIGAMLIGMGIDYGIHVTNRYYEERKRGRSIEEAAEEAVAETGKALLGAALTTIAGFAAMYLSSLPMLHHLATALILGLSLAALNAVVITPAVIILEEDIMKRLKGHYVVPEVRSHSGAVGRIFHDLGEAIRKKPATFLAAVFLITLFFGYGITQVTTEVRLEKFVPEGMPEIEALMDIRSDFGGQDELYVLVKADDVRNPTIVRDIYLFENQIKADSYYNGVFDSDSIADVVHRQYGYIPNDGEKIKSALEKSQGPSLVSSDYSMTIIKFKGDFGGASMDDFRRIMRYFEEETERAQKTEFPPGVSLSLTGDIYLNYVLDQLTKVEINRISMYGTAFVVLIVLLLFRRPKVSIAMITPMFLGALWTVGFMGWAGIPFTQSLAGVISMIVGLGVDYGMHLTHRFLEEMNEGNPRPIVTSVESVGPGILAGALTTAGGFLALLAGELPTIHDFGTTLAFGIFASMFAAYLVTPALLQVFYGRNIGGGRE is encoded by the coding sequence ATGAATCCACTGAGGGGTGCCGCAAGGATCATCGTGAGATACAGGGTGGCCTTTGCACTGATAGCGGTGTTTCTGCTGGTCGTTTCGGTATACGGAATACAGAAGCTTCGCTTTGAGAGCGACCTGAGAACCATGCTCCCCGAAAACCATCCCGCCATAACGGACTACACCATCCTTCAGAACGAGTTCCAGAGCGGGGACAGCACGCTGATAGTCGTCAAGGTGAACTCGATAGAGCCCGGAGGCGTCTACGATATCCGCGACCCGCAGGTCATAGAGGCAATCTACGAACTTGAGCAGAGGCTCAGAGGGAGGGAATACGTAACTGACACCATGAGCATCGCCGATATCTATATGCAGGTTCTGGGGAGGCTTCCAAAGACGGAGGAGGAGGCAAAGTTCGTCCTGGACATGCTCCCGCCGGAGGAGAGGTACAGCCTCGTCAGCAGGGACTACACGACCACGATAATAGCCGTGACGATAAGCAGGGAGAAGAAAACGGAGACCCTCGTGAGGGTCTACAAGGGCATAGAGGAGGACATAAACGACGTCAAGTTCCCGAAGAACGTCGAGGTGATCCAGACCGGGAACATAGGAATAACATACCGCATACTGGAACTCCTCCAGAGCGACCTCAACAAGACCATGGCCATCTCCTTCATCCTCGTAATGGCCCTGCTCCTGTACTTCTACCGCTCCCCGGTAAAGGCCGCCATCCCACTCATTCCCCTCGTCTTCGGCGTTACGATGACGCTCGGGTTCATGGGACTGATGAACATCCCCCTAGACCTTGCCACAACAACGATAGGTGCGATGCTCATAGGAATGGGAATAGACTACGGAATCCACGTGACCAACCGCTATTATGAGGAGAGGAAGAGGGGAAGGAGCATAGAGGAGGCGGCCGAGGAGGCCGTTGCAGAGACCGGAAAAGCCCTTCTGGGGGCGGCGCTTACGACAATAGCGGGCTTTGCCGCGATGTACCTCTCAAGCCTCCCGATGCTCCACCACCTGGCCACCGCGCTGATCCTGGGCCTAAGCCTCGCGGCGCTCAACGCGGTCGTGATAACCCCCGCGGTCATAATCCTGGAGGAGGACATAATGAAGCGGCTGAAAGGCCACTACGTGGTGCCGGAGGTTCGCTCTCATTCGGGCGCGGTGGGCAGGATCTTCCACGACCTCGGGGAGGCCATAAGGAAAAAACCCGCAACGTTCCTGGCGGCGGTGTTTCTGATAACCCTCTTCTTCGGCTACGGCATAACTCAGGTGACCACGGAGGTGAGGCTTGAAAAGTTCGTCCCAGAGGGCATGCCGGAGATAGAGGCTCTCATGGACATCAGGAGCGACTTCGGCGGTCAGGACGAGCTGTACGTCCTTGTTAAGGCCGACGACGTCAGGAACCCGACCATCGTCAGGGACATCTACCTATTCGAGAACCAGATAAAGGCGGACTCCTACTACAACGGCGTCTTCGACTCGGACAGCATCGCGGACGTGGTTCACCGGCAGTACGGCTACATCCCGAACGACGGGGAGAAGATAAAGAGCGCCCTGGAGAAGAGCCAGGGCCCCAGTCTGGTCTCAAGCGACTATTCCATGACCATCATCAAGTTCAAGGGCGACTTTGGAGGAGCCAGCATGGACGATTTCAGGAGGATAATGCGTTATTTTGAGGAGGAAACGGAGAGAGCGCAGAAGACCGAGTTCCCGCCGGGCGTGAGTCTCTCGCTGACCGGGGACATATACCTGAACTACGTACTCGACCAGCTCACGAAGGTCGAGATAAACCGCATCTCGATGTACGGAACCGCCTTTGTCGTGTTGATAGTGCTCCTCCTCTTCAGGAGACCCAAGGTTTCGATTGCGATGATAACACCGATGTTTCTGGGTGCCCTATGGACGGTCGGCTTCATGGGATGGGCCGGAATACCGTTCACCCAGAGTCTGGCCGGAGTCATCTCAATGATAGTCGGTCTGGGCGTTGACTACGGCATGCACCTCACCCACCGCTTCCTTGAGGAGATGAACGAGGGCAACCCCAGGCCGATAGTCACCTCTGTTGAGAGCGTCGGGCCCGGCATACTTGCCGGAGCCCTGACAACGGCCGGCGGCTTTCTGGCTTTGCTCGCCGGCGAGCTGCCGACCATACACGACTTCGGAACCACGCTCGCATTTGGAATATTTGCATCAATGTTTGCCGCTTACCTCGTAACCCCCGCGCTGCTGCAGGTCTTTTACGGGAGAAATATTGGAGGTGGTAGAGAATGA